One stretch of Ipomoea triloba cultivar NCNSP0323 chromosome 8, ASM357664v1 DNA includes these proteins:
- the LOC116027103 gene encoding uncharacterized protein LOC116027103, translating to MIHSHRPDVLGLVEPKVSGSQANVICTKLGFSDWIRVEAVGFSGGIWVFWNNSLHISVIRTYPQFVLLQGQEANQEAWHYAVVYRSLTHNLRRRLWSELSLAKHGITGAWMVAGDFNSVVSQEETNNYSVFSLQRSSDFVDWIQTEGFIDMGFSGPALTWAKGGSSGQTKGARLDRALCNVSWRQRFPKANVTHLPRVSSDHAHLLIRLTDSRGNHGQTGFKFRAAWLTSPQLLEVVHNTWRKDQCLQDNIWRMSVELTKWNREVLGSITHRKNIVLSRLGGIQKSLVKLEKKLTEEYQNILYQEELTWFQRSREEWIVSSDRNTAYYHAAATIRKARNTVTYLKDENGVWIEDVDLLKDHVRQYYMTLFECDGNRRRCND from the coding sequence ATGATCCACTCCCACAGGCCGGATGTCCTGGGTCTGGTTGAACCTAAAGTCTCGGGCTCCCAGGCTAATGTCATTTGCACAAAGCTGGGTTTCTCGGATTGGATCCGGGTAGAGGCGGTTGGGTTTAGCGGTGGAATTTGGGTCTTCTGGAATAACTCTTTACATATTTCAGTAATACGCACTTATCCCCAATTCGTGCTTCTCCAGGGCCAGGAGGCAAACCAGGAGGCTTGGCACTATGCGGTGGTCTATAGAAGCCTGACCCACAACCTCAGACGGAGGCTCTGGAGTGAATTGTCTTTGGCTAAACACGGGATTACAGGAGCTTGGATGGTGGCCGGGGATTTCAACTCAGTTGTCAGCCAAGAGGAAACCAATAATTATAGCGTGTTCTCGTTGCAACGCAGTTCAGACTTTGTCGATTGGATTCAGACAGAAGGCTTCATCGATATGGGCTTCAGCGGCCCCGCGCTTACCTGGGCTAAAGGAGGTTCTTCTGGTCAAACAAAAGGAGCTAGACTTGACAGGGCCCTCTGTAACGTTAGCTGGCGACAGCGCTTCCCGAAAGCTAACGTCACGCACCTTCCGCGGGTCTCTTCTGACCATGCTCATCTTCTCATTCGGCTTACGGACAGCAGGGGCAACCATGGACAAACCGGTTTCAAATTTCGGGCAGCATGGCTCACGTCCCCGCAACTGCTAGAGGTTGTTCACAACACTTGGAGAAAGGACCAATGCCTGCAGGATAATATTTGGCGAATGTCTGTGGAATTGACCAAATGGAATAGGGAAGTCCTTGGAAGCATTACTCACCGCAAAAATATTGTCCTGTCCCGGTTAGGAGGGATCCAGAAAAGCCTGGTGAAGTTAGAGAAGAAACTTACGGAGGAATATCAGAACATTTTGTATCAGGAGGAACTCACGTGGTTCCAACGATCTAGGGAAGAATGGATCGTTTCAAGTGACCGTAACACAGCCTACTACCACGCTGCCGCCACCATCAGGAAGGCTCGTAACACTGTGACTTATCTGAAGGATGAGAATGGTGTGTGGATTGAGGACGTGGACCTACTCAAAGATCACGTTCGACAATACTACATGACTCTTTTTGAATGCGACGGAAACAGGAGGAGGTGCAACGACTGA